One Lutra lutra chromosome 7, mLutLut1.2, whole genome shotgun sequence DNA window includes the following coding sequences:
- the HOMEZ gene encoding homeobox and leucine zipper protein Homez isoform X1 — protein sequence MVRGWEPPPGPDRAISEGHKSESTMPPNKEASSLNSSPAGLICLPPISEELQLVWTQAAQTSELDGNEHLLQTFSYFPYPSLADIALLCLRYGLQMEKVKTWFMAQRLRCGISWSSEEIEETRARVVYHRDQLHFKSLLSFTHHAGRPPEEVPPPLPPPEQVGLGIVPLTLSEPTQMKGLKVEPEESSELLSHQKAKEPLMAPGSGAFPHQSDFWQDLQSSGFSKEQAGRGPHQSHGLGSASWNHSTAVHQPHARDKPPPISLLASSCKQESTSNMTPSPSTSSSTFPVLANGATATSKPLQSLGCISQPLSPSEQALPPHLEPAWPQGLRHNSVPGRVGPAEYLSPDMQRQRKTKRKTKEQLAILKSFFLQCQWARREDYHKLEQITGLPRPEIIQWFGDTRYALKHGQLKWFRDNAVPGASSFQDPAIPTPPPSTRSLNEWAETPPLPNPPPPPDIRPLERYWAAHQQLRESDIPQLSQASRLSTQQVLDWFDSRLPEPAEVVVCLDEEEEEEEEELPEDDEDEEEEEEEDDDDDDVIIQD from the exons ATGGTGCGAGGCTGGGAGCCGCCGCCCGGGCCGGACCGCG CTATCTCTGAAGGGCACAAATCAGAAAGCACCATGCCTCCTAATAAAGAGGCCAGCAGTCTTAATAGCTCCCCAGCGGGGCTCATCTGCCTGCCTCCAATCTCCGAGGAGCTACAGCTTGTGTGGACCCAAGCAGCCCAGACCAGTGAGCTGGATGGCAATGAACACTTGCTACAAACCTTCAGCTACTTTCCCTATCCCAGTCTAGCAGACATTGCCCTTCTCTGCTTACGCTATGGGCTGCAGATGGAGAAAGTCAAGACTTGGTTCATGGCCCAGCGCCTCCGCTGTGGCATTAGCTGGTCATCTGAAGAAATAGAAGAGACTCGAGCCCGAGTGGTCTACCATCGGGACCAGCTCCATTTCAAATCCCTTCTCTCTTTTACTCATCATGCAGGGCGGCCTCCAGAGGAGGTGCCTCCTCCACTGCCACCTCCAGAACAAGTGGGTCTTGGAATAGTACCCCTGACTCTTAGTGAGCCCACCCAAATGAAAGGATTGAAGGTAGAACCTGAGGAGTCCTCAGAGCTGCTGAGTCACCAGAAAGCAAAGGAACCCCTGATGGCACCTGGCAGTGGGGCATTCCCCCACCAATCAGATTTTTGGCAGGATCTTCAAAGCAGTGGCTTCTCTaaggagcaggcagggaggggtcccCACCAGTCACATGGCCTAGGTTCTGCTTCCTGGAACCACTCCACAGCTGTCCACCAGCCACATGCTCGGGATAAGCCCCCACCAATCTCACTACTTGCTAGTAGTTGTAAGCAGGAGTCAACATCTAATatgactccttctccctctacctcttcttCCACTTTCCCGGTACTGGCTAATGGAGCTACTGCCACCTCTAAACCCCTCCAGTCACTAGGCTGTATCTCACAGCCACTGTCACCCAGTGAACAGGCACTGCCCCCACATCTGGAGCCAGCTTGGCCCCAGGGGCTAAGACATAACTCAGTACCAGGTAGGGTTGGCCCTGCAGAGTACCTTTCCCCAGATATGCAACGCCAGCGAAAGACCAAGCGCAAAACCAAAGAGCAGCTGGCTatcctcaaatctttttttttacagtgccAATGGGCACGGCGTGAGGATTACCATAAATTAGAACAGATCACTGGTTTACCTCGACCTGAGATCATTCAGTGGTTTGGTGACACACGCTATGCCTTGAAGCATGGGCAACTAAAATGGTTTCGGGACAATGCGGTACCTGGTGCCTCTAGTTTccaggacccagcaattcccACACCCCCACCTTCAACCCGCTCCTTGAATGAATGGGCTGAGACACCACCTCtgccaaaccccccacccccaccggatATACGACCCTTGGAGAGGTACTGGGCAGCCCATCAACAGCTACGGGAAAGTGATATCCCTCAACTGAGTCAGGCATCAAGGCTTAGCACCCAGCAGGTACTGGATTGGTTTGACTCTCGATTACCTGAGCCAGCTGAGGTGGTGGTTTGTCtagatgaagaggaggaagaggaggaggaagaactgCCAGAAGATGatgaggatgaagaggaggaggaggaagaggatgatgatgatgacgatgtgATCATACAGGACTGA
- the HOMEZ gene encoding homeobox and leucine zipper protein Homez isoform X2, which yields MSWQSTYTYVMKLDMLKGRVSMRSRHPMRAISEGHKSESTMPPNKEASSLNSSPAGLICLPPISEELQLVWTQAAQTSELDGNEHLLQTFSYFPYPSLADIALLCLRYGLQMEKVKTWFMAQRLRCGISWSSEEIEETRARVVYHRDQLHFKSLLSFTHHAGRPPEEVPPPLPPPEQVGLGIVPLTLSEPTQMKGLKVEPEESSELLSHQKAKEPLMAPGSGAFPHQSDFWQDLQSSGFSKEQAGRGPHQSHGLGSASWNHSTAVHQPHARDKPPPISLLASSCKQESTSNMTPSPSTSSSTFPVLANGATATSKPLQSLGCISQPLSPSEQALPPHLEPAWPQGLRHNSVPGRVGPAEYLSPDMQRQRKTKRKTKEQLAILKSFFLQCQWARREDYHKLEQITGLPRPEIIQWFGDTRYALKHGQLKWFRDNAVPGASSFQDPAIPTPPPSTRSLNEWAETPPLPNPPPPPDIRPLERYWAAHQQLRESDIPQLSQASRLSTQQVLDWFDSRLPEPAEVVVCLDEEEEEEEEELPEDDEDEEEEEEEDDDDDDVIIQD from the exons ATGTCATGGCAGAGCACCTACACTTACGTTATGAAGCTAGATATGTTGAAGGGTAGAGTCAGCATGAGGAGCAGACACCCAATGAGAG CTATCTCTGAAGGGCACAAATCAGAAAGCACCATGCCTCCTAATAAAGAGGCCAGCAGTCTTAATAGCTCCCCAGCGGGGCTCATCTGCCTGCCTCCAATCTCCGAGGAGCTACAGCTTGTGTGGACCCAAGCAGCCCAGACCAGTGAGCTGGATGGCAATGAACACTTGCTACAAACCTTCAGCTACTTTCCCTATCCCAGTCTAGCAGACATTGCCCTTCTCTGCTTACGCTATGGGCTGCAGATGGAGAAAGTCAAGACTTGGTTCATGGCCCAGCGCCTCCGCTGTGGCATTAGCTGGTCATCTGAAGAAATAGAAGAGACTCGAGCCCGAGTGGTCTACCATCGGGACCAGCTCCATTTCAAATCCCTTCTCTCTTTTACTCATCATGCAGGGCGGCCTCCAGAGGAGGTGCCTCCTCCACTGCCACCTCCAGAACAAGTGGGTCTTGGAATAGTACCCCTGACTCTTAGTGAGCCCACCCAAATGAAAGGATTGAAGGTAGAACCTGAGGAGTCCTCAGAGCTGCTGAGTCACCAGAAAGCAAAGGAACCCCTGATGGCACCTGGCAGTGGGGCATTCCCCCACCAATCAGATTTTTGGCAGGATCTTCAAAGCAGTGGCTTCTCTaaggagcaggcagggaggggtcccCACCAGTCACATGGCCTAGGTTCTGCTTCCTGGAACCACTCCACAGCTGTCCACCAGCCACATGCTCGGGATAAGCCCCCACCAATCTCACTACTTGCTAGTAGTTGTAAGCAGGAGTCAACATCTAATatgactccttctccctctacctcttcttCCACTTTCCCGGTACTGGCTAATGGAGCTACTGCCACCTCTAAACCCCTCCAGTCACTAGGCTGTATCTCACAGCCACTGTCACCCAGTGAACAGGCACTGCCCCCACATCTGGAGCCAGCTTGGCCCCAGGGGCTAAGACATAACTCAGTACCAGGTAGGGTTGGCCCTGCAGAGTACCTTTCCCCAGATATGCAACGCCAGCGAAAGACCAAGCGCAAAACCAAAGAGCAGCTGGCTatcctcaaatctttttttttacagtgccAATGGGCACGGCGTGAGGATTACCATAAATTAGAACAGATCACTGGTTTACCTCGACCTGAGATCATTCAGTGGTTTGGTGACACACGCTATGCCTTGAAGCATGGGCAACTAAAATGGTTTCGGGACAATGCGGTACCTGGTGCCTCTAGTTTccaggacccagcaattcccACACCCCCACCTTCAACCCGCTCCTTGAATGAATGGGCTGAGACACCACCTCtgccaaaccccccacccccaccggatATACGACCCTTGGAGAGGTACTGGGCAGCCCATCAACAGCTACGGGAAAGTGATATCCCTCAACTGAGTCAGGCATCAAGGCTTAGCACCCAGCAGGTACTGGATTGGTTTGACTCTCGATTACCTGAGCCAGCTGAGGTGGTGGTTTGTCtagatgaagaggaggaagaggaggaggaagaactgCCAGAAGATGatgaggatgaagaggaggaggaggaagaggatgatgatgatgacgatgtgATCATACAGGACTGA
- the HOMEZ gene encoding homeobox and leucine zipper protein Homez isoform X3, whose protein sequence is MPPNKEASSLNSSPAGLICLPPISEELQLVWTQAAQTSELDGNEHLLQTFSYFPYPSLADIALLCLRYGLQMEKVKTWFMAQRLRCGISWSSEEIEETRARVVYHRDQLHFKSLLSFTHHAGRPPEEVPPPLPPPEQVGLGIVPLTLSEPTQMKGLKVEPEESSELLSHQKAKEPLMAPGSGAFPHQSDFWQDLQSSGFSKEQAGRGPHQSHGLGSASWNHSTAVHQPHARDKPPPISLLASSCKQESTSNMTPSPSTSSSTFPVLANGATATSKPLQSLGCISQPLSPSEQALPPHLEPAWPQGLRHNSVPGRVGPAEYLSPDMQRQRKTKRKTKEQLAILKSFFLQCQWARREDYHKLEQITGLPRPEIIQWFGDTRYALKHGQLKWFRDNAVPGASSFQDPAIPTPPPSTRSLNEWAETPPLPNPPPPPDIRPLERYWAAHQQLRESDIPQLSQASRLSTQQVLDWFDSRLPEPAEVVVCLDEEEEEEEEELPEDDEDEEEEEEEDDDDDDVIIQD, encoded by the coding sequence ATGCCTCCTAATAAAGAGGCCAGCAGTCTTAATAGCTCCCCAGCGGGGCTCATCTGCCTGCCTCCAATCTCCGAGGAGCTACAGCTTGTGTGGACCCAAGCAGCCCAGACCAGTGAGCTGGATGGCAATGAACACTTGCTACAAACCTTCAGCTACTTTCCCTATCCCAGTCTAGCAGACATTGCCCTTCTCTGCTTACGCTATGGGCTGCAGATGGAGAAAGTCAAGACTTGGTTCATGGCCCAGCGCCTCCGCTGTGGCATTAGCTGGTCATCTGAAGAAATAGAAGAGACTCGAGCCCGAGTGGTCTACCATCGGGACCAGCTCCATTTCAAATCCCTTCTCTCTTTTACTCATCATGCAGGGCGGCCTCCAGAGGAGGTGCCTCCTCCACTGCCACCTCCAGAACAAGTGGGTCTTGGAATAGTACCCCTGACTCTTAGTGAGCCCACCCAAATGAAAGGATTGAAGGTAGAACCTGAGGAGTCCTCAGAGCTGCTGAGTCACCAGAAAGCAAAGGAACCCCTGATGGCACCTGGCAGTGGGGCATTCCCCCACCAATCAGATTTTTGGCAGGATCTTCAAAGCAGTGGCTTCTCTaaggagcaggcagggaggggtcccCACCAGTCACATGGCCTAGGTTCTGCTTCCTGGAACCACTCCACAGCTGTCCACCAGCCACATGCTCGGGATAAGCCCCCACCAATCTCACTACTTGCTAGTAGTTGTAAGCAGGAGTCAACATCTAATatgactccttctccctctacctcttcttCCACTTTCCCGGTACTGGCTAATGGAGCTACTGCCACCTCTAAACCCCTCCAGTCACTAGGCTGTATCTCACAGCCACTGTCACCCAGTGAACAGGCACTGCCCCCACATCTGGAGCCAGCTTGGCCCCAGGGGCTAAGACATAACTCAGTACCAGGTAGGGTTGGCCCTGCAGAGTACCTTTCCCCAGATATGCAACGCCAGCGAAAGACCAAGCGCAAAACCAAAGAGCAGCTGGCTatcctcaaatctttttttttacagtgccAATGGGCACGGCGTGAGGATTACCATAAATTAGAACAGATCACTGGTTTACCTCGACCTGAGATCATTCAGTGGTTTGGTGACACACGCTATGCCTTGAAGCATGGGCAACTAAAATGGTTTCGGGACAATGCGGTACCTGGTGCCTCTAGTTTccaggacccagcaattcccACACCCCCACCTTCAACCCGCTCCTTGAATGAATGGGCTGAGACACCACCTCtgccaaaccccccacccccaccggatATACGACCCTTGGAGAGGTACTGGGCAGCCCATCAACAGCTACGGGAAAGTGATATCCCTCAACTGAGTCAGGCATCAAGGCTTAGCACCCAGCAGGTACTGGATTGGTTTGACTCTCGATTACCTGAGCCAGCTGAGGTGGTGGTTTGTCtagatgaagaggaggaagaggaggaggaagaactgCCAGAAGATGatgaggatgaagaggaggaggaggaagaggatgatgatgatgacgatgtgATCATACAGGACTGA
- the LOC125103913 gene encoding bcl-2-like protein 2 isoform X2: MATPASAPDTRALVADFVGYKLRQKGYVCGAGPGEGPAADPLHQAMRAAGDEFETRFRRTFSDLAAQLHVTPGSAQQRFTQVSDELFQGGPNWGRLVAFFVFGAALCAESVNKEMEPLVGQVQEWMVAYLETRLADWIHSSGGWAEFTALYGDGALEEARRLREGNWASVRTVLTGAVALGALVTVGAFFASK, encoded by the exons ATGGCGACCCCGGCCTCAGCCCCAGACACACGGGCTCTAGTGGCAGACTTTGTAGGCTATAAGCTGAGGCAGAAGGGTTATGTTTGTGGAGCTGGCCCTGGGGAGGGCCCAGCAGCTGACCCACTGCACCAAGCCATGCGGGCAGCTGGAGATGAGTTTGAGACCCGCTTCCGGCGTACCTTCTCTGATTTGGCAGCCCAGCTGCATGTGACCCCAGGCTCGGCCCAGCAGCGCTTCACCCAGGTCTCTGACGAACTCTTCCAAGGGGGCCCCAACTGGGGCCGCCTTGTGGCCTTCTTTGTCTTTGGAGCCGCACTGTGTGCTGAGAGTGTCAACAAAGAGATGGAGCCACTTGTGGGCCAAGTCCAAGAGTGGATGGTGGCCTACCTGGAGACGCGGCTGGCCGACTGGATCCACAGCAGTGGGGGCTGG GCGGAGTTCACAGCTCTATACGGGGACGGGGCCCTGGAGGAGGCGCGGCGTCTGCGGGAGGGGAACTGGGCCTCAGTGAGGACAGTGCTGACAGGGGCCGTGGCACTGGGGGCCCTGGTAACTGTAGGGGCCTTTTTTGCTAGCAAGTGA
- the PPP1R3E gene encoding protein phosphatase 1 regulatory subunit 3E yields the protein MSRERPPRTDIPRNLSFIAALTERAYYRSQRPSLEEEPEVEPGEGGTRLGARSRAHAPSRGRRALSAPAGGGGVRAPRSRSPDTRKRVRFADALGLELAAVRRFRPGELPRVPRHVQIQLQRDALRHFGPCQPRARGLQEARAALEPASEPGFAARLQAQRICLERAEAGPLGVAGSARVLDLAYEKRVSVRWSADGWRSQREAPASYAGPAPPPPRADRFAFRLPAPPIGGALLFALRYRVTGHEFWDNNGGRDYALRGPEHPGSGGNPEPQGWIHFI from the exons ATGTCTCGAGAGCGGCCCCCCCGCACCGACATCCCCCGCAACCTGAGCTTCATAGCCGCCTTAACAGAGCGTGCCTACTACCGCAGCCAGCGGCCCAGCCTCGAGGAGGAGCCGGAGGTGGAGCCAGGCGAGGGCGGGACGCGCCTTGGGGCCCGATCCCGCGCTCACGCTCCGAGTAGGGGTCGCCGGGCCCTTTCTGCACCTGCCGGAGGCGGCGGGGTCCGGGCGCCCCGCAGCCGCAGCCCGGACACCCGTAAGAGAGTGCGTTTCGCCGACGCGCTTGGGCTGGAGCTGGCCGCGGTGCGCCGCTTCCGCCCCGGAGAGCTGCCCCGGGTGCCCCGCCACGTGCAAATCCAGCTGCAGAGGGACGCCCTCCGCCACTTCGGGCCGTGCCAGCCTCGCGCCCGCGGCCTCCAG gaggCGCGCGCCGCCCTGGAGCCGGCCAGCGAGCCCGGCTTTGCCGCCCGCTTGCAGGCGCAGCGCATCTGCCTGGAACGCGCCGAGGCGGGCCCGCTGGGCGTGGCCGGGAGCGCGCGCGTGCTGGACCTGGCGTACGAGAAGCGCGTGAGCGTGCGCTGGAGCGCCGACGGCTGGCGGAGCCAACGCGAGGCACCCGCCTCTTACGCCGGCCCGGCACCGCCCCCGCCGCGCGCAGACCGCTTCGCATTCCGCCTTCCAGCGCCACCCATTGGGGGCGCCCTGCTTTTCGCCCTGCGCTACCGCGTGACTGGCCACGAGTTCTGGGACAACAACGGCGGCCGTGACTATGCTCTACGAGGGCCCGAGCATCCCGGGAGTGGCGGAAACCCGGAGCCCCAGGGATGGATCCACTTTATCTGA